Part of the Acidobacteriota bacterium genome, GTCGTCTGGCCTATGTCGTCGAAGACGGTCTGGCGGTGCTGCGCGACATCGAGGTCGGAGCGCGCAGCGTGGCCGAGGTCGAGATCCTCTCGGGGCTCGACGTCGGCGATCGCATCGTGTTGTCGGATACCAACCGCTTCGAGGGAGCGGAGAAGATACTTCTGCGTCGCTGAGGCGACGACAGAGCTTGCGGGAAGGAGAGATCGGGATGATCAGAATGAGCAACATCACGCGGGTCTACCGCACCCAGCATGTCGAGACCCATGCCCTGAGTGGCTTCAACCTCGAGGTCGAAGCCGGGGAGTTCGTCTCCGTCACCGGCCCCAGTGGCTCCGGCAAGACGACTTTTCTCAACGTCTCCGGGCTGCTCGACACCTTCGACTCCGGGACCTACATCCTCGATGGGCGCGACGTCAGCCGCCTGTCGGACCGCGAGATGTCGAAGATCCGCAACGAGAAGATCGGCTTCATCTTTCAGGGCTTCAACCTGATTCCGGACCTCAACGTGTTCGACAACATCGACGTCCCCTTGCGCTACCGGGGTACCTCGGCGAAGGCACGGCGAGCGGCGATCGAAGAGGCCCTCGAGGTGGTCGGCCTGAGCTCCCGCATTCGCCACTTCCCGGCGCAGCTCTCCGGCGGTCAGCAGCAGCGGGTGGCGGTGGCGCGGGCCCTGGTCGGCACGCCGCACCTGATTCTGGCCGACGAGCCGACCGGCAACCTCGACTCCGAGATGGCGAGCGAGATCATGGATCTGCTCGAGAAGATCAACGGCGCCGGCACGACGGTGATCGTGGTCACCCACGATCCCGACCTGGCGGCACGGGCGCCGCGGCAGATCCACCTGCTCGACGGCAAGCTGCTCGATGTCCACGAGCAAGAGCGCCCCTTGCCCTTGCTCGATTCCGCTCACCGCGACGGCGTGACCGCCTAGGGGAGGCGAGATCATGTTGGCCTACCAAATTCGGATGGCGTTCCTGAGCTTGCGCCGGAACCCCTATCTCTCGACTTTGTTGATCGCCGGCATCGCCGTCGGCATCGCGGTGGCGACGTCCTTCGTGACCATCCACCACCTGATGGGCAAGGACCCCCTGCCGAGCAAGAGCTCGCGGGTGGTCTACGTCCAGGTCGATGCCTGGGACCCGGACGGTCCCTACGACGACGACAACCCCACGGAGCCGCCCGACCAGCTCACCTACCGCGATGCCCGGGCCCTCCTCGAAAGCGACATCCCGAC contains:
- a CDS encoding ABC transporter ATP-binding protein, with protein sequence MIRMSNITRVYRTQHVETHALSGFNLEVEAGEFVSVTGPSGSGKTTFLNVSGLLDTFDSGTYILDGRDVSRLSDREMSKIRNEKIGFIFQGFNLIPDLNVFDNIDVPLRYRGTSAKARRAAIEEALEVVGLSSRIRHFPAQLSGGQQQRVAVARALVGTPHLILADEPTGNLDSEMASEIMDLLEKINGAGTTVIVVTHDPDLAARAPRQIHLLDGKLLDVHEQERPLPLLDSAHRDGVTA